One window of the Candidatus Jettenia sp. genome contains the following:
- a CDS encoding 3-deoxy-D-manno-octulosonic acid transferase, which yields MPTIFDVIYITALILGSPYLLVKCITSKRHRSGLLQRLGWITIKQEKKPCIWIHCASVGEILTVKTLVKHFEKEFNNSSIVISTNTNTGLTVAKMHFAEKNIFYFPLDLSWIIYKVLDVIQPKCLLLIELEIWPNLLIAAARRRIPVVLLNARISEKSLKWYRFLGKISKKFLTSLTIQENMYCARSKIDAVHLMNLGISEPQVTVTGNMKFDNIITAISENKKKQLLDLFEIDTRDKVIICGSTHEGEEAIILKIFKEMSAKFTTLRLILAPRHIERVDSIVTLIESIGLGFIRKTSLDKGKKIGEHKYGTVILIDTVGELLTLYSIADCVFIGKSLVPQGGQNMMEPAGLAKPIIAGPHTFNFHEEVQLLKEADAIKIVQNESGLSNEMMYLLEHPNEAREMGRRAQSVIIKQKGATDRNLKLLRKILLKER from the coding sequence ATGCCTACAATTTTCGATGTTATTTATATAACAGCGCTTATCCTCGGCTCACCATATCTTCTTGTGAAATGTATTACCAGTAAACGGCATCGTTCCGGCTTACTGCAACGCCTCGGATGGATTACGATAAAACAGGAAAAGAAACCCTGTATATGGATCCATTGTGCTTCAGTCGGAGAAATTTTAACCGTAAAAACACTTGTAAAACACTTTGAAAAAGAGTTTAATAACTCAAGTATAGTAATATCTACCAACACTAACACAGGATTAACTGTTGCAAAGATGCATTTTGCTGAAAAAAACATTTTTTATTTTCCTCTTGATTTAAGCTGGATAATTTATAAGGTACTGGATGTCATACAACCTAAATGCCTCCTATTGATTGAGTTGGAGATATGGCCCAATCTCCTGATAGCAGCAGCAAGAAGGCGTATTCCCGTAGTCTTGCTCAATGCCAGGATATCCGAAAAGTCGCTGAAATGGTATCGCTTCTTAGGTAAGATTTCAAAAAAATTTCTTACAAGCTTAACCATACAAGAAAATATGTATTGCGCAAGATCTAAAATCGATGCAGTCCACCTTATGAATCTTGGTATATCAGAACCACAAGTTACTGTCACAGGAAACATGAAATTTGATAACATAATAACCGCCATTTCTGAAAATAAAAAAAAACAGTTGCTGGATTTATTTGAAATTGATACACGGGATAAGGTTATTATTTGTGGAAGCACACATGAGGGTGAAGAGGCTATTATTCTCAAGATCTTTAAAGAAATGAGTGCAAAATTTACTACGTTAAGACTTATTTTAGCGCCCCGGCATATCGAAAGAGTTGATAGTATAGTTACTTTAATTGAGTCTATAGGACTCGGGTTTATAAGAAAAACTTCTCTTGACAAGGGGAAAAAAATAGGTGAGCATAAGTACGGAACGGTTATCCTTATTGATACTGTAGGGGAGTTACTTACTCTCTATAGCATTGCAGATTGTGTATTTATTGGAAAAAGCCTTGTACCACAAGGTGGCCAAAACATGATGGAACCAGCGGGGCTGGCCAAACCAATTATTGCTGGACCGCACACATTCAATTTTCATGAGGAAGTTCAGTTATTAAAAGAAGCAGACGCTATAAAGATCGTTCAGAACGAGTCAGGATTATCCAATGAAATGATGTATCTTTTAGAACATCCAAACGAGGCTAGGGAAATGGGCAGGAGAGCACAGTCTGTTATCATAAAACAAAAGGGTGCTACAGATCGTAATTTGAAATTGTTAAGGAAAATTTTATTGAAGGAGAGGTAG
- the thrC gene encoding threonine synthase → MGFVKGLKCRECEKLYPKEPLHVCSFCFGPLEVDYDYDEIKKVLTRKVIESRGKTMWRYLELLPIDGEPTVGAQVGFTPLIKANNLAKVLGVEELYVKNDSVNYPTFSFKDRVVSTALTKAIEFGYKTVGCATTGNLGNAVAAQSVQAGLESYIIMPADLEQGKIIGTLIYGTNVIKIKGNYDNVNKLCSEIADKYGWAIVNVNLRPYYGEGSKTYGYEIMEQLGWKVPRHIIVPMAGGSLITKIEKSIKEFAKLGLIDTADTKLHGAQATGSSPITTAVKAETDIIKPVKPKTIAQSIAIGNPADGFYSVKTINVSGGWAEDATDDELVEGIKLLARTEGIFTETAGGVTVAVTKKLIEQGKIPRNESIVISITGNGLKTQEAVLNKLEIPKIINPSLAEFDAIMEEKMSAVH, encoded by the coding sequence ATGGGATTTGTAAAAGGTTTAAAATGCCGGGAGTGTGAAAAGTTATATCCAAAGGAGCCACTACATGTTTGCAGCTTTTGTTTTGGTCCTTTGGAGGTTGATTACGATTATGATGAAATTAAAAAAGTCCTTACGAGAAAAGTCATAGAATCTCGCGGTAAGACAATGTGGCGTTATCTTGAGCTACTTCCTATTGATGGAGAACCTACTGTTGGCGCGCAGGTTGGTTTTACCCCTCTTATTAAGGCAAACAATTTGGCTAAGGTCCTTGGGGTTGAAGAACTCTATGTAAAAAACGATTCAGTAAATTATCCCACGTTTTCTTTTAAAGATCGGGTTGTTTCGACAGCGCTAACAAAGGCGATAGAATTTGGATATAAGACGGTAGGTTGCGCGACAACAGGAAATCTTGGAAATGCGGTAGCTGCACAATCTGTGCAGGCAGGCCTGGAAAGCTACATCATTATGCCAGCCGACCTTGAACAAGGTAAGATAATAGGAACTTTAATCTACGGCACGAACGTAATAAAAATTAAAGGAAACTATGATAATGTAAATAAACTCTGCTCAGAGATTGCTGATAAATATGGATGGGCCATTGTAAATGTAAATTTGAGACCTTACTATGGCGAGGGGTCGAAAACGTATGGATATGAAATCATGGAACAACTCGGATGGAAAGTACCGAGACATATTATCGTTCCCATGGCAGGCGGGTCTTTAATTACAAAGATAGAAAAATCTATTAAAGAGTTTGCAAAATTAGGGCTTATTGATACAGCAGATACAAAATTACATGGCGCCCAGGCTACAGGAAGTTCTCCGATAACCACAGCAGTCAAGGCGGAAACCGATATAATAAAACCGGTAAAGCCAAAGACGATTGCGCAATCAATTGCAATTGGTAATCCAGCTGATGGATTTTATTCTGTGAAAACCATTAATGTATCAGGCGGATGGGCAGAAGATGCAACGGACGATGAACTCGTGGAAGGTATTAAATTGCTCGCCAGAACTGAGGGTATTTTTACAGAAACAGCAGGCGGTGTGACTGTAGCTGTAACAAAGAAACTCATCGAGCAAGGTAAAATTCCCCGGAATGAATCTATTGTAATTAGTATTACAGGAAATGGACTAAAGACTCAAGAGGCAGTGCTCAATAAGTTAGAAATTCCAAAAATTATCAATCCTTCCCTCGCTGAGTTTGATGCTATTATGGAAGAAAAGATGTCTGCTGTACATTAA
- a CDS encoding DUF1015 domain-containing protein translates to MAIIKPFQGLRFNQDIIHDISSVVTPPYDVISPQDQERYYQAHPNNIIRLDLGKDISGDTEKVNKYTRAAEFLNNWKKNGILKQEDAPAIYIYDQEFFFDNRWIPRRGFIALVKLEPFDKGHIYPHEQTLSGPKIDRLKLIQACQANLSSIFALFPDENNIVDNYLSKITITKPEMDFLDDAGVKNKLWVIKEKQTIDRIVTLMGEKPLFIADGHHRYETSLTYKEQIHKERNIPRDNLPVDYVMMMCVSMGNPGLKILPAHRLVRHLKDYRFEQLLQSIKQAFQVKLLGKGSRLEDCIAKLHTETENHTFVMYVGQEDTYYTLQLNNERLWEDTFANDHPEWKHLDTGILHGMIINKILGINSLDITSKDHVKYVKDETEAVTLVKSGQYQLAFFLKPTLIEQVKEIAMARKVMPPKSTYFYPKLITGIVINSLN, encoded by the coding sequence ATGGCCATTATAAAACCATTTCAAGGATTACGATTCAACCAGGATATTATCCATGATATTTCCTCCGTTGTAACACCGCCTTACGATGTGATTTCGCCTCAAGACCAGGAGCGGTATTATCAGGCTCATCCGAATAATATTATTCGCCTGGATCTGGGAAAGGATATTTCCGGCGATACCGAAAAAGTCAATAAGTATACCCGCGCGGCTGAATTCCTTAATAATTGGAAGAAAAATGGGATACTCAAACAAGAGGATGCGCCCGCAATTTATATTTATGATCAGGAATTTTTTTTTGACAACAGATGGATACCCCGTAGAGGTTTTATTGCACTGGTAAAGCTAGAACCCTTTGATAAAGGACATATCTACCCCCATGAACAAACCCTTTCTGGGCCTAAGATTGATCGTTTAAAGCTTATTCAGGCATGCCAGGCAAATCTGAGTTCTATATTTGCCCTTTTTCCTGATGAAAATAATATAGTCGATAACTATTTATCAAAGATAACTATAACGAAACCAGAAATGGATTTTCTAGATGACGCTGGTGTAAAAAATAAACTTTGGGTAATAAAGGAAAAACAGACTATTGATAGAATAGTTACCCTTATGGGGGAAAAACCTCTTTTTATAGCTGATGGACACCATCGGTATGAGACTTCATTGACCTACAAAGAGCAAATACATAAGGAACGTAACATCCCTAGAGATAATTTGCCGGTAGATTATGTAATGATGATGTGTGTATCAATGGGTAACCCCGGGTTGAAGATCCTTCCAGCTCACCGGTTGGTACGCCACCTAAAGGACTATCGTTTCGAGCAGCTCCTCCAATCGATAAAACAAGCTTTTCAGGTCAAATTATTAGGTAAAGGCAGCCGATTAGAAGATTGTATAGCAAAACTCCATACGGAAACAGAAAACCATACTTTTGTGATGTATGTTGGTCAAGAGGATACCTACTATACCTTGCAATTAAATAATGAAAGGTTATGGGAAGATACATTCGCCAATGACCATCCAGAATGGAAACATTTGGATACCGGCATCCTTCATGGTATGATTATCAACAAGATATTAGGTATAAACTCTCTTGATATTACCTCGAAAGATCATGTGAAATATGTAAAAGATGAAACAGAAGCTGTAACACTGGTAAAATCAGGCCAATATCAATTAGCATTCTTCCTGAAGCCTACTCTTATTGAGCAGGTAAAAGAAATTGCCATGGCACGCAAGGTTATGCCGCCAAAATCGACGTATTTTTATCCTAAATTAATTACAGGCATCGTTATCAATAGTTTAAATTAA
- the ahcY gene encoding adenosylhomocysteinase, with product MNYDIKDINLAPGGKRRIEWANNDMPVLAQIRARFEKEKPLKGMKMSACLHVTAETANLVRTLQAGGADIVLCASNPLSTQDDVSASLVKDYGISVFAIKGEDNKTYYKHITSALDHKPTVTMDDGADLVSAIHKERKDLIPQLCGSMEETTTGVIRLRAMEKDGSLKIPVIAVNNADTKHLFDNRYGTGQSTIDGIIRATSLLLAGRTVVVAGYGWCGKGFAMRAKGMGAHVVVTEINPIRSLEAAMDGFMVMPMLEAAKIGDVFCTLTGNLHVIRKEHFEVMKNGAIVCNSGHFNVELDIGALEALSTSVNKDVRNGVDQYILKNNKSIHLLGEGRLINLAAAEGHPACVMDMSFATQALATEYAVKNKGKLVPKVYDVPKEIDQWVANLKLKSMGISIDTLTKEQEKYLASWEEGT from the coding sequence ATGAATTATGATATTAAAGATATAAATCTTGCTCCCGGTGGTAAAAGGCGCATTGAGTGGGCTAACAACGATATGCCTGTTTTGGCCCAGATAAGAGCACGATTTGAGAAGGAGAAACCACTCAAGGGAATGAAAATGTCTGCATGCCTTCACGTAACAGCAGAGACCGCAAATCTCGTGAGAACACTACAGGCAGGCGGTGCAGATATTGTTCTTTGTGCTTCAAATCCATTATCTACTCAGGATGATGTTTCCGCTTCTTTAGTAAAGGACTATGGTATTTCTGTCTTTGCTATCAAAGGAGAAGACAATAAAACATATTACAAACATATTACATCCGCACTAGATCATAAGCCGACTGTCACCATGGATGACGGAGCTGACTTGGTTTCTGCAATCCATAAGGAACGCAAAGATCTCATCCCACAACTCTGCGGTAGCATGGAAGAGACAACAACAGGTGTAATACGATTAAGGGCTATGGAAAAAGACGGATCACTAAAGATCCCTGTCATTGCTGTGAATAATGCTGATACAAAACATCTTTTTGACAACCGTTACGGGACAGGACAATCTACCATTGATGGAATTATTCGTGCTACCAGCCTTCTCCTTGCCGGAAGAACAGTTGTTGTTGCTGGTTATGGATGGTGTGGAAAAGGCTTCGCTATGCGAGCAAAAGGTATGGGGGCACATGTCGTAGTTACTGAAATCAACCCCATTCGTTCTCTAGAAGCGGCTATGGATGGCTTTATGGTAATGCCAATGCTGGAAGCAGCCAAGATAGGAGATGTATTCTGCACATTGACAGGAAACCTCCATGTGATCCGGAAGGAGCATTTTGAGGTCATGAAGAATGGAGCTATTGTTTGTAATTCCGGCCACTTTAATGTAGAGTTGGATATCGGTGCTCTGGAGGCTCTATCTACAAGCGTTAATAAAGATGTCCGCAATGGTGTAGATCAATACATTCTCAAGAATAACAAATCAATTCACCTTCTCGGTGAGGGTCGCCTCATTAATCTTGCTGCTGCAGAAGGTCACCCGGCTTGCGTGATGGATATGAGTTTTGCAACTCAAGCACTAGCTACAGAGTATGCAGTAAAAAACAAGGGAAAGTTAGTTCCAAAAGTCTATGATGTTCCTAAAGAAATCGATCAATGGGTTGCGAATTTAAAATTGAAGTCTATGGGAATTTCCATAGATACCCTTACAAAAGAACAAGAAAAGTATCTCGCTTCATGGGAGGAAGGTACCTGA
- the thyX gene encoding FAD-dependent thymidylate synthase codes for MAESKLQVILLRYTPNPEEILAQAAKLCYSPASLDELKNQIKSKDQAGFIEKLIDMRHLSPIEHVIFTFGVEGISRACSHQIVRHRLASYSQQSQRYVGQQGKEKGGFHFIVPPSIEKIGKREWFLEKMKVIQEWYDELVDAFEANRESALEDARFLLPNATETKIIITMNARELLHFFQVRCCNRAQWEIRAMATEMLRLVKQVSPHIFKEAGPGCVHDTCPEGKMTCGQMDDVREKFKNLL; via the coding sequence GTGGCGGAATCTAAATTACAAGTAATATTGCTGCGGTATACACCAAACCCTGAAGAGATACTAGCTCAAGCAGCTAAACTATGTTATAGCCCCGCTTCTCTTGATGAATTGAAAAATCAGATTAAGAGCAAGGACCAAGCAGGTTTTATTGAAAAATTAATCGATATGCGTCATCTCTCGCCTATAGAGCATGTTATTTTTACTTTCGGTGTAGAAGGTATCTCACGTGCCTGTTCTCACCAGATCGTAAGGCATCGCCTGGCATCTTACTCCCAGCAAAGCCAGCGATATGTTGGACAGCAAGGTAAGGAAAAGGGGGGATTTCATTTCATTGTTCCTCCTAGTATAGAAAAAATAGGCAAAAGAGAGTGGTTTCTTGAAAAGATGAAGGTCATTCAGGAGTGGTATGATGAGCTTGTAGATGCATTTGAGGCTAACAGAGAAAGCGCCCTTGAGGATGCCCGTTTTTTATTGCCGAATGCTACGGAGACAAAGATTATCATTACTATGAATGCCCGCGAACTGTTACACTTCTTTCAGGTACGTTGCTGTAATCGTGCTCAATGGGAGATAAGGGCTATGGCGACGGAGATGCTCCGTCTCGTTAAACAAGTTTCTCCTCATATTTTCAAAGAAGCAGGTCCAGGTTGTGTACATGATACATGCCCGGAGGGAAAGATGACGTGTGGTCAAATGGATGATGTTCGGGAAAAGTTTAAAAATCTCTTATAG
- a CDS encoding MoaD/ThiS family protein: protein MSVTVRIPTPLRAVTKGADEVKVDGKNIKDIIENLEANYKGIKERICDGDGQIRRFINFYLNDEDIRFMGNLNTPTKDGDYISIVPAIAGGNYRI from the coding sequence ATGTCAGTAACTGTGCGTATCCCAACACCACTGAGAGCCGTTACTAAGGGAGCTGATGAGGTAAAGGTGGATGGGAAAAATATTAAGGATATTATTGAAAATCTTGAAGCCAATTATAAAGGGATTAAAGAAAGAATCTGCGACGGCGATGGTCAGATTAGAAGATTTATCAATTTTTATCTTAACGATGAGGATATCCGATTTATGGGTAATTTAAACACACCGACAAAAGACGGTGATTACATATCCATAGTACCCGCTATTGCTGGCGGAAATTATAGAATTTAA
- a CDS encoding formate--tetrahydrofolate ligase, with protein sequence MALDPTKHADWEIAEEAETRMKTVYQLAEELGLEKEELLPHGHYVAKVDFNKVLKRVEKKPDGKFIDVTAITPTPLGEGKSTTTMGLVQGLGKRGKRVIGAIRQPSGGPTMNIKGSAAGGGLSQCIPLTPFSLGLTGDINAIMNAHNLAMVALTSRVQHEFNYNDEELAKRNLKRLNIDTDRIELKWIIDFCAQALRKIIIGIGSRMDGFMMESGFAIAVSSEIMAILSVAKDLKDMRERIGKMVVAYDKKGSPITTTDLEVAGAMTAWMIEAINPNLMQTIEGQPVFVHAGPFANIAIGQSSIIADRLGLKLGDYHVTESGFGADIGFEKFWNLKCRYSGQLPNAAVIVTTVRAMKCHGGAPIPVPGRPLDPAYKEENVGWVEKGTENLIHHINTVKKAGINPVVCINNFHTDTDAEIKAIRRLAEKAGARVALSQHWLKGGEGALELADAVIDACNQPNNFKFLYDLSAPLKTRIELIAKEVYGADGVDYTSEALTKIKILDNDPDISKMGTCMVKTHLSITDNPQLKGAPKGWRLRIRDILTFKGAGFVVPMAGDIKLMPGTSSDPAFRRVDVDVNTGKVKGVF encoded by the coding sequence ATGGCGTTGGACCCCACCAAGCACGCGGATTGGGAAATAGCAGAAGAAGCTGAAACCCGAATGAAAACGGTATATCAGTTGGCCGAAGAATTAGGTCTGGAAAAAGAAGAACTGCTTCCTCATGGGCATTACGTAGCAAAGGTTGATTTTAATAAGGTATTGAAACGGGTTGAGAAAAAGCCCGATGGAAAATTCATTGATGTAACAGCCATAACACCAACACCTCTGGGCGAAGGAAAATCGACCACTACTATGGGATTAGTGCAGGGATTAGGGAAAAGAGGTAAAAGGGTTATCGGTGCCATTCGGCAGCCATCGGGAGGACCGACCATGAATATCAAAGGGTCAGCTGCTGGTGGCGGGCTCTCCCAATGCATTCCGTTAACACCTTTTTCACTTGGGTTGACAGGCGATATAAACGCCATTATGAACGCTCACAATTTGGCTATGGTGGCCCTTACATCCAGAGTGCAACATGAATTCAATTACAACGACGAAGAGCTTGCAAAAAGGAATCTAAAACGTCTTAATATCGATACCGATAGAATAGAACTTAAATGGATTATAGACTTTTGTGCCCAGGCACTGAGAAAAATAATAATCGGTATCGGGAGCAGGATGGATGGTTTTATGATGGAGTCTGGATTTGCCATAGCAGTATCTTCTGAAATTATGGCAATTCTCTCGGTAGCTAAAGATTTAAAAGATATGAGGGAACGGATAGGCAAAATGGTTGTTGCCTATGATAAAAAAGGCAGTCCAATAACTACTACCGATCTTGAAGTAGCAGGCGCTATGACGGCATGGATGATAGAGGCTATTAATCCGAACCTGATGCAGACTATTGAGGGACAACCGGTGTTTGTTCATGCGGGACCTTTTGCCAATATTGCTATTGGGCAGTCCTCAATTATCGCAGACAGACTTGGCTTAAAATTAGGTGACTATCACGTAACGGAATCGGGGTTCGGAGCAGATATCGGATTTGAAAAATTCTGGAATTTAAAATGCCGCTATTCAGGACAGCTCCCCAATGCAGCGGTAATTGTTACCACTGTTCGTGCAATGAAATGCCACGGTGGCGCTCCTATCCCAGTACCAGGCCGTCCTTTGGATCCAGCTTACAAAGAAGAAAACGTTGGATGGGTGGAAAAAGGAACAGAGAATCTCATCCATCATATCAACACAGTTAAGAAGGCCGGAATTAATCCTGTAGTTTGCATCAACAACTTCCATACAGATACAGATGCCGAAATTAAAGCAATCCGCCGACTGGCAGAAAAGGCCGGAGCCCGTGTTGCCCTGTCTCAGCACTGGCTAAAAGGCGGTGAAGGAGCATTAGAACTAGCTGATGCAGTAATTGATGCCTGCAATCAGCCTAATAATTTTAAATTCCTTTATGACTTAAGCGCTCCTTTAAAAACACGTATTGAACTGATTGCAAAGGAAGTTTACGGTGCAGATGGAGTTGATTATACATCAGAGGCCTTAACAAAAATCAAGATATTGGATAACGACCCTGACATTTCAAAAATGGGAACCTGCATGGTCAAAACCCATCTTTCGATCACCGATAATCCACAATTAAAAGGCGCACCGAAGGGCTGGAGATTACGTATTCGGGATATTTTAACCTTCAAAGGAGCAGGGTTTGTAGTACCAATGGCAGGAGATATAAAGCTTATGCCAGGAACCAGCTCTGATCCTGCATTCCGGCGCGTAGATGTTGATGTAAATACCGGAAAAGTAAAGGGAGTTTTTTAG
- a CDS encoding porin: MKNLYKWGLAGILCSAMAGFTTPIFAQVLDVVPEEAAPVTPAEESGLVSLLKDMKVSGFVDTNYFYNDEAPSGQNNLSPLNFIGENENHSLTFESFTLFVDKAVTDESPIGWQLHTYFGEKAKRITFLGEPGTNDVDRDDIFTVATANVSWKAPIGSGITFRFGKFYTWIGAELVENINNPNYQHGILYNNAIPFTHTGISASYDFTDKVSLSLYGVNGWDSFIDNNSSKSFGWYLTYKPTEKAFVSLGGIHGAEGWDNPKGPIPVNVQRRSTNGGLTHLFDVVATYQLTEKLSFILNGDWGQAQDAAMDIGNGLALGNTGHWWGVAGYALYDFTNWIQGVVRYEYFDDTDGVRFFDQTIWEVTLTCNIKMRENLLFRPEYRFNHYSDPDAIGVHDSSENIYGIGIEYLF; encoded by the coding sequence ATGAAGAATTTATATAAGTGGGGGTTGGCAGGGATATTATGTAGTGCAATGGCGGGTTTTACTACGCCGATTTTTGCACAAGTTTTAGATGTGGTACCAGAAGAAGCAGCACCGGTCACGCCAGCAGAAGAGAGTGGACTTGTAAGTTTATTAAAAGATATGAAAGTAAGTGGTTTTGTTGATACAAATTATTTTTATAACGATGAGGCTCCTTCAGGACAAAATAACCTCAGCCCGCTAAATTTTATTGGTGAAAATGAAAATCACTCACTTACCTTTGAGAGCTTTACACTCTTTGTGGATAAGGCGGTTACTGACGAGAGTCCGATAGGTTGGCAATTACATACATATTTTGGCGAGAAGGCAAAGAGGATTACTTTTTTGGGTGAACCTGGCACAAATGATGTAGACCGTGATGATATTTTTACCGTTGCAACAGCAAACGTTTCCTGGAAGGCACCAATTGGTAGTGGTATTACCTTTCGGTTTGGTAAGTTCTATACTTGGATTGGGGCGGAATTGGTAGAAAACATAAATAACCCCAATTATCAGCATGGAATTCTTTACAATAATGCTATTCCTTTTACCCACACAGGTATAAGCGCTAGTTATGATTTTACCGATAAGGTAAGTTTGAGTCTCTATGGGGTCAATGGATGGGATTCTTTTATTGATAACAACTCATCAAAGTCATTTGGATGGTATCTTACCTACAAACCAACAGAAAAAGCCTTTGTTTCCCTGGGTGGAATCCACGGAGCTGAGGGATGGGATAATCCAAAGGGCCCAATTCCAGTTAATGTTCAGCGAAGGAGCACGAATGGGGGTTTGACCCACTTGTTTGATGTTGTAGCCACGTATCAATTAACTGAAAAGTTATCATTTATCCTTAATGGCGATTGGGGTCAAGCGCAGGATGCTGCAATGGATATCGGAAATGGCCTGGCTTTAGGGAATACGGGCCACTGGTGGGGTGTTGCGGGTTATGCTTTGTATGATTTTACCAATTGGATTCAGGGAGTTGTACGGTACGAGTATTTTGATGATACCGATGGGGTAAGATTTTTTGATCAAACAATATGGGAAGTTACCCTTACCTGTAATATTAAGATGAGAGAGAATCTCTTATTTAGGCCTGAATACCGCTTTAACCATTACTCTGATCCCGATGCTATTGGCGTTCATGATTCATCAGAGAATATTTATGGTATTGGCATCGAATACCTGTTCTAA
- the metK gene encoding methionine adenosyltransferase — protein sequence MKKGIHLFTSESVSMGHPDKVADQISDAVLDAMLEQDPMSRVACETMVTTGVAFVAGEFTTKANVNIPDIVRNTVKEIGYTDASIGFDYNTCAVITSIGKQSPDISQGVSGEGLYKEEGAGDQGMMFGYACNDTPELMPLPIMLAHRIIIKLAELRQNNIVKYLRPDAKSQVTVEYKDHKPIRVHTVVVSTQHAPDVTYQTIKEDMIEKVIKQVIPSNLLDSKTIYHINPTGRFVIGGPQGDCGLTGRKIIVDTYGGWGRHGGGAFSGKDPTKVDRSACYAARHIAKNVVASGLADRCEAQVAYAIGVAKPLAIHIYTEGTGKVADEKLTQICETVFDMTPRGIIERLKLRRPVYKITARHGHFGRSEDTFTWEKTDMVEALRKAAGI from the coding sequence ATGAAAAAAGGAATTCATTTATTTACTTCGGAATCAGTATCAATGGGGCATCCGGATAAGGTCGCAGACCAGATATCTGATGCTGTACTGGACGCAATGCTTGAACAAGACCCTATGAGCAGGGTAGCATGTGAGACGATGGTTACAACAGGAGTGGCCTTTGTAGCTGGCGAATTTACTACAAAGGCTAATGTTAACATTCCCGACATTGTGAGAAATACGGTAAAAGAGATTGGTTATACAGATGCTTCGATCGGATTCGATTATAATACCTGTGCAGTTATAACAAGTATCGGAAAACAATCACCTGACATTTCACAAGGGGTAAGCGGTGAAGGCCTCTATAAGGAAGAGGGTGCTGGCGACCAGGGAATGATGTTTGGTTATGCCTGCAACGATACCCCGGAACTTATGCCACTTCCGATTATGCTTGCACATAGAATTATTATAAAACTTGCCGAATTAAGGCAGAATAATATCGTGAAATACTTACGCCCTGATGCAAAATCCCAGGTAACAGTAGAATATAAAGATCATAAACCTATCAGGGTCCACACAGTAGTCGTTTCTACTCAACATGCCCCGGACGTAACGTATCAAACCATCAAAGAAGATATGATTGAAAAAGTTATAAAACAGGTAATCCCCTCAAATCTCCTGGATAGCAAGACAATCTATCATATAAATCCAACAGGACGTTTTGTAATTGGCGGCCCTCAGGGTGATTGTGGTTTAACGGGGAGAAAGATCATCGTAGATACCTATGGTGGCTGGGGACGGCACGGCGGCGGCGCTTTTTCCGGAAAGGATCCAACGAAAGTCGACCGAAGCGCATGCTATGCAGCCAGACATATTGCAAAGAATGTAGTAGCTTCAGGCCTGGCAGACCGATGTGAGGCACAGGTGGCCTATGCTATTGGTGTAGCAAAACCTCTTGCTATCCATATTTATACAGAGGGTACGGGCAAGGTTGCAGACGAAAAACTTACTCAGATTTGTGAAACGGTTTTCGATATGACCCCAAGAGGTATTATTGAACGGTTAAAACTCAGGAGACCTGTTTACAAGATTACGGCCAGACATGGTCATTTTGGCCGGTCAGAAGACACCTTTACCTGGGAAAAAACGGATATGGTCGAAGCCTTACGAAAGGCCGCAGGTATTTAA